One window of Thermoplasmata archaeon genomic DNA carries:
- the ftsZ gene encoding cell division protein FtsZ, producing MPKSQDDEELAKLVEQLKVNIKIIGCGGGGSNTINRLTEAGVYGATLIAANTDAPHLLQVKSNRKILLGKRTTRGLGAGADPMVGAESAKEADEDLRALVSRSDIVFVTAGMGGGTGTGSAPYVAQLAKENGALVIAIVTIPFTAEGKLRMENALWGIDRLKKYADTTIVIPNDKLLELVPNLPLDQAFKVADEVLMEGLKGLTEIITKPGLVNLDYSDIKAVMDKG from the coding sequence ATACCAAAATCGCAAGACGATGAAGAGCTAGCTAAGTTAGTAGAACAGCTTAAAGTAAACATTAAGATTATAGGATGTGGCGGTGGTGGATCCAACACAATAAATAGGCTAACTGAAGCAGGAGTATATGGCGCGACTTTAATTGCAGCTAACACAGATGCTCCACATTTGTTGCAGGTTAAATCAAACAGGAAAATTCTGCTTGGTAAGAGAACTACCAGAGGACTTGGAGCTGGCGCAGATCCTATGGTCGGTGCAGAATCTGCAAAAGAGGCAGATGAAGATTTGAGAGCATTGGTTTCAAGATCAGACATTGTATTTGTTACCGCGGGTATGGGTGGCGGTACTGGTACAGGATCGGCACCATATGTTGCGCAACTTGCAAAAGAGAATGGCGCACTGGTTATTGCGATCGTGACAATCCCGTTCACAGCCGAAGGTAAACTAAGAATGGAGAATGCGTTGTGGGGAATAGACAGACTCAAAAAATATGCAGATACTACAATAGTAATTCCTAATGACAAACTTTTAGAGCTAGTACCAAATCTTCCATTAGATCAGGCATTCAAGGTCGCAGATGAGGTACTGATGGAAGGATTGAAAGGATTGACAGAGATAATTACCAAGCCAGGCTTAGTAAATCTAGATTATTCAGATATCAAAGCAGTTATGGATAAAGG